DNA sequence from the Devosia lacusdianchii genome:
CGCCGATCGTGCCGGCCGGGCTGGAGCATCCGGCTGGTCCGATCGCCAATCCGCTGCCGCAGGCGTTGATTCTGACCGCTATCGTCATCGGCTTCTCGATGTTCAGCTTCCTGCTGGTGCTGGCCTATCGGGCCTATCAGACCCTGGATGCCGACAATACCGACAACATGCGCGTCGCCGAGCCGGATGACGCGCCCAACCCGCCGCTGAGCTACTGATGGAAACGCTGGTGCAAGCCACCCCAGTTCTGCCGGGTGATTGGGTCATCGTGCTACCGCTGGTGCTCGCGCTGATGACCGCGGCCGTGTTGGTGATGCTACGCGAGGCAGCCCGCGTCGGTTTTGTGCTGGCGCTGCTGGCCGTAGGGGCCATCGTTGCGTCCGAGGTGGCTTTGCTGCTGCGCGTGCTGGAGAGTGGCCCGGTGAGCATGACCATGGGCAATTGGTTGCCGCCGTTTGGGATCAGCTTCACCGCCGACCTGTTCGGAGCGGGTTTCGCATTGGCCGCGGCGCTGGTGACGATCATCGTGCTGGTTTATGCCGAGGCCGAACGCAGCGGGCGCGACGGTAAGGACGGCTTCCATGCTCTGGTGCTGCTGCTTCTGGCCGGCGTGACCGGCTCATTCCTCACCGGCGACCTGTTCAACCTCTATGTCTGGTTCGAGGTGATGCTGATCGCCTCGTTCGGTCTGATGGTCATGGGTGGCGGCGCGGCGCGACTCGATGGCGCCGTCAAATACGGCTTCCTCAACTTCCTCGCGACGTCGCTATTCCTGCTGTCGCTAGGCCTGCTCTATGGCCTCCTCGGCACGCTCAACATGGCCGACATCCTGCGCGCCGCTCCTTCCGCCAATCCGGCGGCGATGACGGGCGTCGCATCGTTGCTGCTGTTGGCCTTCGGCATGAAGGCGGCGGCGTTCCCGGTCAATGCCTGGCTGCCGGCATCCTACCACACTCCGCCGGCGGTCATTTCGGCCCTGCTCGCGGGCCTGCTGACCAAGGTCGGGGTCTATGCGCTGTTACGGGCCCTGGTCGCCATCCTGCCGGGCAGCCGCGACGTGCTGGAGCCGGTACTGGCCAGCATTGCCATCGCCACGCTGGTCATTGCGCCCCTGGGCGCAATCGCGGAGACCAATCTGCGGCGAGCCATCGGCTTTGTGGTCATCGGCGGCATCGGCGCGGTGCTGGCCGGTATCGCCCTGCCATCGCAAAGCGGCGTGGCCGGGGCCGGGGCGTACATTTTTCACGCTATCCTGACGATGACGGCGCTCTATCTCGTGGCCGGGCTCGTCGAGCGCGGGACCGGCCAGATGGATTCGCGGCGGATGGGTGGGCTCTATGCCGCCAGCGCTCCACTTTCCATCCTGTTCCTTGTGCTGGTCCTGGCGGCGGCCGGCGTGCCGCCCTTCCTCGGCTTCTGGCCCAAGCTGCTGCTGCTCGAAGCCGGGCTGGGAGCAGGGGGGTGGCGCGGCGGATTGCTGGTAGGCGCGCTCGTCGTCAACGCCGTGCTGACCCTGATCGCCGGCTCACGGCTATGGGCCCACATATTCTGGCGCGCGGCGCCCGGAGCCTTTCCAGAAAACCCGGTTGCCGTCGGCAATGGCGAGTGGCGCCTGCGCTATGGAGCTGCCGGGCTGTTGGTCGGCGCCATCGCGGCGGCGGGGCTCTGGCCCAACTTCCTCTTCGAGGTCGCCATCACCGGGGCCGCCGATATTCTAAATCCGGCGCGCTATGTGGCGGCGGTCGGGCTGGCGGGAGGTACGCCATGAACGTCGTACCGATGATCGCGCTGCTGGCGCTAACCTGGGCGGCCATCACCGGCAACTTTAGCGGGCTAAACGTGCTGCTCGGCGCCGCGGTTGGCGGCGCGGCAGCACTGCTGCTGCGTCATTGGTTCGGCGGCGCGCCGATGCTGCGCAAACTGCGGCGTGCCCTGTCGCTGGCCGTGCTGTTTCTCTATGAACTCAATGTCAGTGCGGTGCGCGTCGGGCTGATCGTGCTGACGCCCGACCTGCGGTCGGCGCTGCGTCCCGCAATTGTCGCTTTTCCGTTAACCGTAAAATCGGACGCCGAAATCGCGCTTTTGGCAAACCTCATCACACTGACGCCGGGAACCTTGAGCGTCGACGTCTCCGACGACCGCGCCACGCTCTATGTGCATGTGCTGAACCTGGCGTCACGCGAGCAGCTGATCGCGGACATCGCAAGGGGTTTCGAGCGCAAGGTGCAGGAGGTGTTCGCATGAGCCCGGCCGATATGCTCTCGCTCGCGACTATGGTTGCTCTTGTCATCCTGGGGTTGGCGCTCGTTCTCGCCACCATCAGAATCATCATTGGGCCGACATTGGCCGATCGGGTGCTGGCGCTCGACCTGCTCACCATGGTGGCAATGGGCTTTGTCGGCGCCATCGCCATCCGCACGGGCCTCACGCTCTATCTCGACATTGCCATAGCCCTGGCACTGCTCGGTTTTCTCGCGACGGTCGCGCTGGCGCGCTACCTGATGTCGCGACCGGTAAAGCAGGAGGACAATCCATGATCGCCGATTTGATGATCTATCTGGGTTGCCTGTTGGTGTTGCTTGGCTCCGTGTTTACCCTGTTGGCGGCAATCGGCATTCTTCGGCTTCCCGATCTGCTCACGCGCATGCATGCTGCGTCCAAGGCCGGAGTCGTTGGCGGCGGACTGATTCTACTGGCCGTTGCATTGGTAAGTTTCGATAGTGCGATTGCGCTGCGTGCAATAATTGGCGTGGCGTTCCTTTTGCTGACTACGCCGATTGCAGCTCATCTGTTGGCGCGGGCAAGTTATCGTATTGATAGTGCACAAATCAAAAATATGGTGGTCGATGAGCTGAAGTCTAAAAACGGCCAAACTCCCACTGCATAAATAGCCGCGACTGCTTACATGTTAATTGCCCCGGGTCGGGTTGCGGCATGCAGTAAACAGCCCTAGAAATGCACCACGGCTGTGACTGCCCTTTTCGCGGCCCAATAAGAAAAAATGAAAGGTTGAACATGAGTGACACCACCGGCGCGGCGACCGGTTACGAGCAAGACCTGATCGAACTCAGCACCGAAATCGTCTCGGCCTATGTGAGCCACAATGCCGTGAGCCCGACCGATCTGCCCAAGCTGATCGCCGACGTTCATGGTGCACTGCGTGCCCTTTCTTCCAACGAAGCACCGCTTCCCGTGGAAGAGCTGAAGCCCGCCGTGCCTGTCCGCAAGTCCGTTGCGGCCGACTACATCATCTGCCTGGAAGACGGGAAGAAGTTCAAGTCGCTGAAGCGCCATCTGCGCACCCACTACAATCTCTCGCCGGAAGAATACCGCGAGAAGTGGGGCCTGCCCGCCGACTACCCGATGGTTGCCCCCAACTACTCGGCCACTCGCTCCAAGCTGGCCAAGGACAACGGCCTCGGCCGCAAGGCAGCGTAAGCTCGTCCACACCACGAAACGTCGCGCTTGCTGGTCCCCAAGAACCGTGCAGGCCCCGGCGATAACCAGAATTCAAACGGCCGCTCGCAAAGCGGCCGTTTGAATTTGTGGCATAAGCTCCCCACTCGGTTATCCCACTTATCCCCGTCCCGCTTGCCCTGTCGCAATATCTAGGAATAAATTCCTTGATATCGATGAGGCCAGCCGATGTACGACCTTCTTGCCGGGCCAGCCGCGCCCACTTTCCACGATGCCGGGGCAGCGGACGCCTGGCCCCTTGATGATGTCATAGCGCTGGTGGCGCGTGCAAGAAATGTTCCCGCACGGCTACTTACGCATAAGTCACGCTGCCGGGCGCAGGCGGCGAGGGCCCGCCAGATCGCCATGTACCTGTCCCATGTCATCCTCGGGCGCAGCCTGACGGAGATCGGTGACGCTTTCGGACGTGATAGGACTACTGTCTCATATGCTTGCGCTTTGATCGAGGACATGCGCGACGATGCGGTGTTCGACGAAGAAGTGCAGCAACTGGAACAGCGGCTGGAAACCCTGCGCGATGGAGGCGGCAATGGCGCGCATTGAAGACAACGCGCTGCCCCGCCTTGCGGCGTCGCGCGATGGGGAAGCGCCATTCTTGCTTAGCCATCATCTGGCGGCGGCAGATCGGCTCGAACGGCTCATCGAGCGGAGCCGAATCTCGCCGCGCGTTACCATGTCGTATGACCCCGCCCGTGTTGGCGGGCGTTCACAGGGCAATGGCGTTGCCGAGGCGTCCGATACCGCCGCCGCGGCGCGACAGCGGCTGAACCGGCTGGCCGGCCTGCTGCCGGCGGACTGCTGGGGCGTGCTGTTCGACGTCTGCGGCCTGGGCAAGGGCCTGCAGCTGGTCGAGACGGAGCGACGCTGGCCGCGCCGCAGCGCCAAGCTGGTATTGCGCATCGGTCTCGACCAACTGGCGGCTCAGTTTGGGCTGACCCCGCACGCAACGGGCGCGGATGGCGTGGGGACGCAGGCCTGGTTGGAGGAAAGGCTGCCGCTGATCGCGGACGTGCCGCCGACCCGGAGCTAGATCAACTCAGCGCCTTGGCTTCGGTTCGAATGCGGTTGACCATCGCGACCAGGCCATTGGAGCGCTGCATGCCCAAATGCTCGCTCAGGCCGACCTTCTTGAACCAGGCGATGGCATCGGTTTCGGCGATCTCCGCAGCCGGGCGGCCAGAATAGAGCGCGATGAGCACCGCTACGAGACCCTTGGTGATGATGGCATCCGATTGGCCGCGGAAGCTCATGACTGGCGAACCGCTCGATTGGTCTGTGCTGGACACCAGCCAGACATTCGACACGCAGCCCTTCACCTTGGTGTCTGGCGTCATGTCGCTTTCCGGCATTGCCGGCAGCGCTTGGCCTAGCTCGATGAGATAATTCAGCCGGTCCTCCCAGTCGTCGAGGAAGGAGAGGTTTTCTGCAATGTCCTGAAAGGCGGCGGGCTCGGTCATGTCTGCTATCTAGGCCAAGGTCACAGGCATTTCCAGTTCCGTCGGCCGCTATTCGATGTCGGGGATGTCGCCGTGCTGGAACAGCACCTCGGGCTCGCCGAACTCCCCGTTCACCAGATCGGCCGATCGAGACCAGGCAATGACGCCGGCGTGGCGGCGCGCCAAATCCTTTGCCGACCGGATGGCGGTGCCGGCATCCCGCATTTCGCGCGGCTCGAACGCCGGCAGCAGATCGCCTTCCTCGTTCTTGTCGAAAGCAAGCAGGACGATCAGTTTCGTCGGGCCCTTTGGCGATTGGTCGTCTTGCGTCATGTCTGCTGAACCCTTGTTGCAGACGCAGAGGTACGTCCAAAGCACACCGCCGAACAAGGGCACGCCGCGCAATGGGCAAAGAAAAAGCCGCAAGCACGGGGCAGCGTGCTTGCGGCAGGGCCAGGGGTCGCTGGAGTGCGTCGCTTGGGGAAGTGACGCGACCCACTGGGGTCGATTTCGGGCGCCCTGTGACGGGCGTCCGCTATCCCGCCCAGTCCGGCCGGGGCCGGGGGAAGGGGACCGGACTGATCGCTGGCGTCTCATGCATGGGAAAGCCAGCCGACGGGGAAGCCTGCAGCGCGGCGGCAATCACGGCCTTGCCGCCGACGCATTGAAAACTGTCACATTCGATGTTGACGACCTGTTCGGCGACCACCTTCGTCCCGGCCGCCAGGGCCTGGGCCGACAATGCGCTGGCATCGGGAAGATCGACGCCGGGCTTGATCACCATATAGGCGACCGTCAGCCAGAAAACCGATCGAACAACAACAAACATTAGCCTGATCCAAAACTGTCGCAGACCCTGATCCGTCTGCATCACCGAGCCTAGGCGGGGGCCATTAAGCTGCGTTGGGAGAATTCGATAAAATTTGAATCAAATCCGTCGCGATACCGGAAGGTGGGCAACACCTTGTTTACGCTAACCCGAGAAAGGGCCTCCCGGAGCCGCCCGCAAGCCATTGCCGGGGCAGGTGTTTAAGGCGGCTTTAGCTCTTGGACCCCAGTGTGGCTGCAACAAGACCCGAAGGTCATTCGGGCGGAGCGTAGCGGGCAAGGCCGCGCTTCGAGGTGCTACCGGCACCGTCACTGCTGGCGTCGTGATTGTGAGTAATGCGTATGCGTAGCCTGTTCTCTTTCGGCGCAAGCAAAGAGATGTCCCTGGCCATCGCCGGCACCGGCCATCGGCCGGAAATGCTGCGCCGCAAGACGCTCGCCAACAATTCGCGCATCACCATCGTCCTTGGCGCGCTCGCCATGCCTTTCGCCATCTATTGGCTGGTCACGGGCAGCCTGCTGCCATTCGTGATGGCCGCTATCGCGCTGGGTAGCGGCATGACCACGCTTGCTTTGCATCAGCGGCGCATGTTCGAGCAGGCGGCCGCCGGGCAGGTTCACACCTTGCTGCTGCTGGGCCTGCTGCTGGCGCTGGCCGATAGCCGGCTGGCTGACGCAGGCCTCGCTGTCGCGCTCATGGCGCCGGTGCTGGCCTCGCTGCTGGGCCGTCCGCAATTGCGTCGGCAGAGCTGGTTTCTGCTGGCTGGTGTCGGCGCCCTTGCCGGCCTCTCTGCCCTGTTCGCCGCCGCCGCCATTCCGATGGAGCCGGCGACGCTGGTGATCTGCTCGGCCGTGACCTTCATCGGCAGTATCGGTGTGGTGATCCACACCGCCAACCGCATCAACGCGGCCTATGAGGTTTACGACAAGGCGCAGGTGACCGCCTACCGGCACCTGATCGAACACGTGCAGGACGCAGTGATTCGCTTTTCCAGCGATGGCGAAGTGCTGCTGGCGTCGCGCTCGTCGGAGGCGCTGTTCGGCTGCCGCCGCTATGAATTGACCGGAAGTGGTCTCGGCGAGCGCCTGCATGTGCTCGACCGTCCCGCTTACCTCACCGCTTTTGCCGACGCCAACCAGGGCGGCAAGTCGCGCACCATCGAGGTGCGGATGCGCCAGGATGACCCGTACGCAACCAGCAACGTGCCGCATTTCATCTGGGTGGAGGTCAGCCTGTCGCCTGTGGTCGATCCCGAGACCACCGCGGTGCGTCACGAGGTCGTGGCGCTGCTGCGCGATGTCACGGATCGTAAGGACAATGAAGCGGCCATGGCCGAAGCGCGCCGCGCAGCCGAGGAAGCATCCGAGGCCAAGTCGCGTTTCCTGGCCACCATCGGGCACGAGCTGCGTACGCCGCTCAACGCCGTGGTCGGCTTCTCCGAGATGATGACATCAGGCATTGGCGGAGAACTGTCACAGACGCACCGCGAGTATGCCGGGCTAATCCATCAGAGCGGCAAGCATCTGCTCGAAGTGGTGCGCATGCTGCTCGACATGTCTCGGCTCGAAGCCGGCAAGTTCGAGCTGCAGACCGAGCCGTTCCAGCCCCAGGACATTGTCGAGCCCTGCTTCGACATGGTGCGCGATATGGCCCAAAAGCACGAGATCACGCTTGTCGCCGATATCGGCAAGAGCCTGCCCATGCTGGTGGCCGACGAGCGCGCCTGCCGGCAGATCCTGCTCAACCTGCTCTCCAACGCGGTCAAGTTCAGCCATCCAGGCGGCAAGGTCACGGTAACGCTGAAGCGCCAGGGACAGAGCCTCAACCTCTCGGTCAGCGACCACGGCGTGGGCATGGCGCCCGAATCGCTGAAGCGCGTCGGCGAGCCGTTCTTCCAGGCCCAGGACGGCCTGTCGCGGCCCTATGAAGGGACGGGGCTCGGCCTCTCCATCGTCAAGGGCCTGGTGGATTTGCACGAGGGCACGCTGCGTGCGATCTCGGAAATCGGATCGGGGACAACCGTGACAGTTTTACTTCCCATAAACGGTCCGGCAAT
Encoded proteins:
- a CDS encoding PAS domain-containing sensor histidine kinase, which gives rise to MSLAIAGTGHRPEMLRRKTLANNSRITIVLGALAMPFAIYWLVTGSLLPFVMAAIALGSGMTTLALHQRRMFEQAAAGQVHTLLLLGLLLALADSRLADAGLAVALMAPVLASLLGRPQLRRQSWFLLAGVGALAGLSALFAAAAIPMEPATLVICSAVTFIGSIGVVIHTANRINAAYEVYDKAQVTAYRHLIEHVQDAVIRFSSDGEVLLASRSSEALFGCRRYELTGSGLGERLHVLDRPAYLTAFADANQGGKSRTIEVRMRQDDPYATSNVPHFIWVEVSLSPVVDPETTAVRHEVVALLRDVTDRKDNEAAMAEARRAAEEASEAKSRFLATIGHELRTPLNAVVGFSEMMTSGIGGELSQTHREYAGLIHQSGKHLLEVVRMLLDMSRLEAGKFELQTEPFQPQDIVEPCFDMVRDMAQKHEITLVADIGKSLPMLVADERACRQILLNLLSNAVKFSHPGGKVTVTLKRQGQSLNLSVSDHGVGMAPESLKRVGEPFFQAQDGLSRPYEGTGLGLSIVKGLVDLHEGTLRAISEIGSGTTVTVLLPINGPAIKTEETAIVTPLRKEPAAAPITPWQDEKRKAQ
- a CDS encoding DUF6456 domain-containing protein; this translates as MARIEDNALPRLAASRDGEAPFLLSHHLAAADRLERLIERSRISPRVTMSYDPARVGGRSQGNGVAEASDTAAAARQRLNRLAGLLPADCWGVLFDVCGLGKGLQLVETERRWPRRSAKLVLRIGLDQLAAQFGLTPHATGADGVGTQAWLEERLPLIADVPPTRS
- a CDS encoding MucR family transcriptional regulator, whose amino-acid sequence is MSDTTGAATGYEQDLIELSTEIVSAYVSHNAVSPTDLPKLIADVHGALRALSSNEAPLPVEELKPAVPVRKSVAADYIICLEDGKKFKSLKRHLRTHYNLSPEEYREKWGLPADYPMVAPNYSATRSKLAKDNGLGRKAA
- the mnhG gene encoding monovalent cation/H(+) antiporter subunit G — protein: MIADLMIYLGCLLVLLGSVFTLLAAIGILRLPDLLTRMHAASKAGVVGGGLILLAVALVSFDSAIALRAIIGVAFLLLTTPIAAHLLARASYRIDSAQIKNMVVDELKSKNGQTPTA
- a CDS encoding Na+/H+ antiporter subunit E — encoded protein: MNVVPMIALLALTWAAITGNFSGLNVLLGAAVGGAAALLLRHWFGGAPMLRKLRRALSLAVLFLYELNVSAVRVGLIVLTPDLRSALRPAIVAFPLTVKSDAEIALLANLITLTPGTLSVDVSDDRATLYVHVLNLASREQLIADIARGFERKVQEVFA
- a CDS encoding Na+/H+ antiporter subunit C; its protein translation is MDFVIAALVGCFVALGVYLLLSRSLIRMLLGLVVLGNGVNLLIFTAGRLTREAAPIVPAGLEHPAGPIANPLPQALILTAIVIGFSMFSFLLVLAYRAYQTLDADNTDNMRVAEPDDAPNPPLSY
- a CDS encoding SufE family protein; this encodes MTEPAAFQDIAENLSFLDDWEDRLNYLIELGQALPAMPESDMTPDTKVKGCVSNVWLVSSTDQSSGSPVMSFRGQSDAIITKGLVAVLIALYSGRPAAEIAETDAIAWFKKVGLSEHLGMQRSNGLVAMVNRIRTEAKALS
- a CDS encoding proton-conducting transporter membrane subunit, with product MQATPVLPGDWVIVLPLVLALMTAAVLVMLREAARVGFVLALLAVGAIVASEVALLLRVLESGPVSMTMGNWLPPFGISFTADLFGAGFALAAALVTIIVLVYAEAERSGRDGKDGFHALVLLLLAGVTGSFLTGDLFNLYVWFEVMLIASFGLMVMGGGAARLDGAVKYGFLNFLATSLFLLSLGLLYGLLGTLNMADILRAAPSANPAAMTGVASLLLLAFGMKAAAFPVNAWLPASYHTPPAVISALLAGLLTKVGVYALLRALVAILPGSRDVLEPVLASIAIATLVIAPLGAIAETNLRRAIGFVVIGGIGAVLAGIALPSQSGVAGAGAYIFHAILTMTALYLVAGLVERGTGQMDSRRMGGLYAASAPLSILFLVLVLAAAGVPPFLGFWPKLLLLEAGLGAGGWRGGLLVGALVVNAVLTLIAGSRLWAHIFWRAAPGAFPENPVAVGNGEWRLRYGAAGLLVGAIAAAGLWPNFLFEVAITGAADILNPARYVAAVGLAGGTP
- a CDS encoding cation:proton antiporter, with protein sequence MSPADMLSLATMVALVILGLALVLATIRIIIGPTLADRVLALDLLTMVAMGFVGAIAIRTGLTLYLDIAIALALLGFLATVALARYLMSRPVKQEDNP
- a CDS encoding helix-turn-helix domain-containing protein; protein product: MYDLLAGPAAPTFHDAGAADAWPLDDVIALVARARNVPARLLTHKSRCRAQAARARQIAMYLSHVILGRSLTEIGDAFGRDRTTVSYACALIEDMRDDAVFDEEVQQLEQRLETLRDGGGNGAH